A portion of the Rhinolophus sinicus isolate RSC01 linkage group LG03, ASM3656204v1, whole genome shotgun sequence genome contains these proteins:
- the METTL27 gene encoding LOW QUALITY PROTEIN: methyltransferase-like protein 27 (The sequence of the model RefSeq protein was modified relative to this genomic sequence to represent the inferred CDS: inserted 2 bases in 1 codon): protein MAQEEDGSLSKVQARVGASHGITDLAHKLHFYDSWARDYDQDVATLQYRAPRLAVDCLTQALPGPPHTMLILDVACGTGLVAAELQARGFLQLHGVDGSPGMLEQARARGLYQHLSLCTLGQEPLPSPEGTFDAVLMVGALSDGQVPCSAIPELLRVTKPGGLVCLTTRTNPSNLRYKEELEATLDRLEQAREWERLVAWPXWTGGNWPPLSSRWCLALLTVMASSPALSTYTESRRWPRWRE from the exons ATGGCTCAGGAGGAGGACGGGAGCCTGTCCAAGGTGCAGGCGCGGGTCGGAGCCTCGCACGGCATCACTGACCTGGCCCACAAGCTGCACTTTTATGATAGCTGGGCTCGGGACTATGACCAG GATGTGGCCACCCTGCAGTACCGTGCCCCCCGCCTCGCAGTGGACTGCCTTACCCAAGCCCTACCAGGCCCGCCCCACACCATGCTGATCCTGGATGTGGCCTGTGGCACTGGCCTCGTGGCTGCCGAG CTGCAGGCTCGGGGCTTCCTCCAGCTTCATGGGGTGGATGGGAGCCCTGGGATGTTGGAACAGGCCCGGGCCCGTGGCCTTTACCAGCACCTCAGCCTCTGCACCCTGGGCCAGGAGCCTCTGCCCAGCCCCGAAG GGACCTTCGATGCAGTGCTAATGGTGGGTGCCCTCAGTGATGGCCAGGTGCCCTGCAGTGCGATACCTGAGCTCCTGCGAGTTACCAAGCCAG gTGGTCTAGTGTGTCTGACCACCAGGACCAACCCATCCAACCTTCGATACAAAGAGGAACTGGAGGCCACCCTGGACAGGCTGGAGCAGGCCAGGGAGTGGGAACGCCTCGTGGCCTGGCC GTGGACCGGTGGGAACTGGCCACCTCTCAGCTCGAGGTGGTGTCTGGCACTTCTGACAGTGATGGCTTCATCTCCGGCATTGTCTACCTATACCGAAAGCAGGAGGTGGCCGAGGTGGAGGGAGTGA
- the CLDN4 gene encoding claudin-4 yields the protein MASMGLQVMGIALAVLGWLGAILSCALPMWRVTAFIGSNIVTSQTIWEGLWMNCVVQSTGQMQCKVYDSMLALPQDLQAARALIVVCIILAVLGVLLSVVGGKCTNCLEDESAKAKTMIVAGVVFLLAGLLVMVPVSWTANTIIRDFYNPLVAAGQKREIGASLYVGWAAAGLMMLGGALLCCNCPPRTEKPYSAKYSAARSAPASNYV from the coding sequence ATGGCTTCCATGGGGCTACAGGTGATGGGCATTGCGCTGGCCGTGCTGGGCTGGCTGGGCGCCATACTGAGCTGCGCGCTGCCCATGTGGCGCGTGACAGCCTTCATCGGCAGCAACATCGTCACGTCGCAGACCATCTGGGAGGGCCTGTGGATGAATTGCGTGGTGCAGAGCACCGGCCAGATGCAGTGCAAGGTGTACGACTCCATGCTGGCGCTGCCACAGGACCTGCAGGCGGCCCGTGCCCTCATCGTCGTCTGTATCATCCTGGCTGTGCTGGGCGTGCTGCTGTCCGTGGTGGGTGGCAAGTGCACCAACTGCCTGGAGGATGAAAGCGCCAAAGCCAAGACCATGATTGTGGCGGGCGTGGTGTTCCTACTGGCCGGCCTGCTGGTGATGGTGCCAGTGTCCTGGACGGCCAACACCATCATCCGCGACTTCTACAACCCCCTGGTGGCCGCTGGCCAGAAGCGGGAGATCGGCGCCTCGCTTTATGTGGGCTGGGCGGCCGCAGGCCTGATGATGCTCGGTGGGGCCCTGCTCTGCTGCAACTGCCCACCCCGCACCGAAAAGCCCTACTCCGCCAAGTACTCCGCCGCTCGCTCCGCCCCCGCCAGCAACTACGTGTAA